The Pantoea sp. At-9b genome includes a window with the following:
- a CDS encoding aldo/keto reductase: protein MSQQSTRQLGDTGIAVPVLTFGGNVFGWTVDEKTSFSLLDALVEKGLWFIDTADVYSRWAPGNQGGESETIIGKWLKKTGKRDSIVLATKVGMELSPDKKGLKPQYIRQAVEDSLRRLQTDYIDLYQAHRDDQDTPLADTLAAFDSLIKEGKVRAIGASNYSAERLQEALSVSEQQGLARYETLQPEYNLYDRQGYESALEQVAVAHGLGVINYYSLASGFLSGKYRTAADASKSARGQGVVAKYLNPRGLRILDALDTVADSHDVSPTQVALAWQIARPSITAPIVSATSLSQIDELAKATQLTLSKQEIEELSRASAE, encoded by the coding sequence ATGAGTCAACAATCAACTCGCCAACTTGGCGACACGGGTATTGCAGTGCCGGTTCTTACTTTTGGTGGGAATGTGTTTGGCTGGACCGTGGATGAGAAAACGTCCTTTTCCCTGCTGGATGCGTTGGTGGAGAAGGGGTTGTGGTTTATCGATACCGCCGATGTGTATTCGCGCTGGGCACCCGGCAATCAGGGTGGTGAATCAGAAACCATTATCGGTAAATGGCTGAAAAAAACCGGCAAGCGCGACAGCATCGTACTGGCGACGAAGGTCGGTATGGAACTGTCGCCGGACAAAAAGGGCCTGAAACCGCAATATATTCGTCAGGCAGTAGAGGATTCACTGCGCCGCCTGCAAACCGATTATATCGACCTGTATCAGGCGCACCGCGATGACCAGGATACTCCGCTGGCCGATACACTGGCTGCGTTTGACTCCCTGATCAAAGAAGGCAAAGTGCGGGCGATAGGTGCGTCAAACTACAGCGCCGAGCGTTTGCAGGAAGCGCTAAGTGTCAGTGAGCAACAAGGGTTGGCGCGTTATGAAACGTTACAGCCAGAGTACAACCTCTACGATCGCCAGGGGTATGAAAGTGCGCTTGAGCAAGTGGCGGTAGCGCATGGGCTGGGCGTGATTAACTACTATTCACTGGCGAGCGGCTTTCTCAGTGGGAAATATCGTACCGCAGCAGATGCCAGCAAGAGTGCGCGTGGTCAGGGCGTGGTAGCCAAATACCTCAATCCGCGTGGTTTGCGCATTCTTGATGCCCTCGACACCGTTGCTGATTCTCATGATGTTTCGCCAACCCAGGTCGCGTTGGCCTGGCAAATTGCCCGTCCCAGCATTACTGCGCCGATTGTGAGCGCCACCTCGCTATCGCAGATTGATGAGTTGGCTAAAGCCACCCAGCTCACGCTGAGTAAACAAGAGATTGAAGAATTATCGCGTGCCAGTGCTGAGTGA
- the mdtC gene encoding multidrug efflux RND transporter permease subunit MdtC: MKFFALFIHRPVATTLLTLAIALAGILGFRLLPVAPLPQVDFPVIVISASLPGASPETMASSVATPLERSLGRIAGVSEMTSTSSLGSTRIILVFDFDRDINGAARDVQAAINAAQSLLPTGMPSRPTYRKANPSDAPIMILTLTSDIYNPGQLYDYASTQLAQKLSQIEGVGDVTVGGSSLPAVRVELNPQALFNQGVSLDAVRTAIANANQRRPQGAIDDQQQRWQLRTNDELQTASDYQPLVVHYNNGAAVRLRDVANVQDSVQDVRNAGMTNGKPAVLLVIRKSPEANVIDTVDRIRAELPELHDVIPASIDLQVAQDRSPTIRASLQEVEQSLIIAVALVILVVFFFLRDGRATLIPAAAVPVSLIGTFAAMYLCGFSLNNLSLMALTIATGFVVDDAIVVLENIARHVEAGMKPLQAALQGVREVGFTVLSMSLSLIAVFLPLLMLGGIIGRFFSEFAITLSVAILISLFISITLTPMMCAYLLKPHVPRAQTRLRGAGRVLMAVQQGYGRSLGWVLDHARWVLLVLLATVGLTIWLFISIPKTFMPEQDTGRLTGFISADQSISFQAMRGKLQDFMNIIKADPAVDNVTGFTGGSRTNSGSMFISLKPLSERSETAQQVIARLRMKLAKEPGANLYLNAVQDIRIGGRESNASYQYSLLSDNLADLRTWEPQIRTAFAALPELADVNSDQQDNGSEMALTYDRESMARLGIDVSAANALLNNAFGQRQISTIYQPLNQYKVVMEVEPRYTQDISALEQMFVINSDGKAIPLSWFARWQPANAPLSVNHQGLSAASTISFNLPEGVSLSQASDAIDRTMTALGVPGSVRGSFAGTAQVFQQSQSSQLYLILAAIAAVYIVLGILYESYVHPLTILSTLPSAGVGALLALELFNTPFSLIALIGILLLIGIVKKNAIMMVDFALEAERNGNLTARDAIFQACQLRFRPILMTTLAALFGALPLVLTTGDGAELRQPLGITIAGGLVMSQLLTLYTTPVVYLMMDKLRRRKRPALINIQEN; the protein is encoded by the coding sequence GTGAAGTTCTTTGCCCTGTTCATCCACCGACCGGTCGCCACCACGCTGTTAACGCTGGCGATTGCGCTGGCGGGTATTCTCGGTTTCCGTCTGCTACCGGTCGCGCCGCTGCCGCAGGTCGATTTTCCGGTGATCGTCATCTCTGCCTCGCTGCCGGGTGCCTCACCAGAAACCATGGCCTCATCCGTCGCCACCCCGCTCGAACGCTCGCTCGGGCGTATCGCCGGGGTGAGTGAGATGACCTCCACCAGCTCGCTGGGCAGCACGCGTATCATTCTGGTGTTTGATTTTGACCGCGACATCAACGGTGCCGCACGTGATGTACAGGCGGCCATCAACGCCGCACAAAGCCTGTTACCCACCGGGATGCCAAGCCGCCCAACGTACCGTAAAGCCAACCCCTCTGATGCGCCGATTATGATCCTGACGCTGACCTCGGATATTTATAATCCCGGTCAGCTGTATGATTACGCGTCAACGCAACTGGCGCAGAAGCTGTCGCAGATTGAGGGGGTCGGCGATGTCACGGTAGGCGGTAGCTCACTGCCCGCAGTCCGTGTCGAACTGAACCCACAGGCGTTGTTTAATCAGGGAGTGTCGCTGGATGCGGTACGCACCGCGATCGCCAACGCCAACCAACGCCGTCCGCAAGGCGCGATTGATGACCAGCAGCAACGCTGGCAGTTGCGTACCAACGATGAACTGCAAACCGCCAGCGATTATCAGCCACTGGTGGTGCATTACAACAACGGCGCGGCGGTACGGTTGCGTGATGTGGCGAACGTGCAGGATTCGGTGCAGGATGTGCGCAACGCCGGGATGACCAATGGCAAACCGGCGGTGCTGCTGGTGATCCGCAAATCGCCGGAAGCCAACGTGATCGACACGGTTGATCGCATCCGCGCCGAATTACCCGAGTTGCATGACGTCATTCCGGCATCGATTGATCTGCAAGTCGCGCAGGATCGCTCCCCTACCATCCGCGCTTCCTTACAGGAAGTCGAGCAGTCACTCATCATCGCCGTTGCGCTGGTGATTCTGGTGGTGTTTTTCTTCCTGCGTGACGGGCGTGCCACCCTGATCCCCGCTGCCGCCGTGCCGGTCTCACTGATTGGCACCTTCGCTGCCATGTATCTGTGCGGCTTTAGTCTGAATAACCTGTCGTTAATGGCGCTGACCATCGCGACCGGTTTCGTGGTGGATGATGCCATCGTGGTGCTGGAGAATATCGCGCGTCACGTTGAAGCCGGCATGAAACCGTTACAGGCAGCGCTACAGGGGGTGCGTGAAGTCGGCTTTACCGTACTCTCGATGAGCCTGTCGCTGATCGCGGTGTTCCTGCCGCTGCTGATGCTCGGCGGTATTATTGGTCGCTTCTTCTCCGAATTCGCCATTACGCTCTCGGTGGCGATCCTGATATCGCTGTTTATCTCTATCACCCTGACGCCAATGATGTGCGCGTACCTGCTAAAACCGCATGTACCGCGCGCGCAAACACGTCTGCGCGGGGCCGGGCGCGTGCTGATGGCGGTGCAACAAGGTTATGGTCGTTCACTCGGCTGGGTGCTGGATCATGCACGCTGGGTCCTGTTGGTGCTATTGGCAACGGTCGGGCTGACCATCTGGTTGTTTATCTCGATACCCAAAACCTTTATGCCTGAGCAGGATACCGGACGTCTGACCGGCTTTATCTCTGCCGACCAGAGCATCTCCTTCCAGGCGATGCGCGGGAAATTGCAGGACTTTATGAACATCATCAAGGCGGATCCGGCGGTGGATAACGTCACCGGTTTCACCGGTGGCTCACGCACCAACAGCGGCTCGATGTTTATCTCCCTCAAACCGCTTTCCGAACGCAGCGAAACTGCCCAGCAGGTGATTGCCCGCCTGCGCATGAAGCTGGCGAAAGAGCCAGGCGCCAATCTGTATCTCAATGCAGTGCAGGACATTCGCATTGGCGGACGCGAGTCAAACGCCAGTTACCAGTACAGCCTGCTATCCGATAACCTTGCAGATTTGCGCACCTGGGAGCCGCAAATCCGCACCGCATTTGCGGCGTTACCGGAGCTGGCCGACGTCAACTCCGATCAACAGGATAACGGCAGCGAGATGGCGCTAACCTATGATCGCGAAAGCATGGCGCGGCTGGGGATTGATGTTTCCGCCGCCAACGCCTTGTTGAATAACGCCTTTGGTCAGCGGCAGATTTCGACCATCTATCAACCGCTGAACCAGTACAAAGTGGTGATGGAGGTGGAGCCGCGCTACACCCAGGATATCAGCGCACTGGAGCAAATGTTTGTCATCAACAGTGACGGCAAAGCTATCCCGCTGAGTTGGTTTGCCCGCTGGCAACCGGCCAATGCGCCACTCTCCGTTAACCATCAGGGCTTATCTGCCGCTTCGACTATCTCTTTTAACCTGCCAGAAGGGGTATCCTTGTCGCAGGCCTCGGATGCTATTGACCGCACCATGACAGCACTGGGCGTACCCGGCAGCGTGCGGGGCAGCTTTGCCGGGACGGCGCAGGTGTTCCAGCAGTCACAATCCAGCCAGCTCTACCTGATTCTGGCGGCGATTGCGGCGGTGTATATCGTGCTGGGGATTTTATATGAGAGCTATGTCCATCCCCTGACCATTCTCTCTACCCTGCCCTCCGCCGGGGTCGGCGCGCTGCTGGCGCTGGAGCTGTTTAACACGCCGTTTAGCCTGATTGCGCTGATCGGCATTCTGCTGCTGATTGGCATCGTGAAGAAGAACGCGATTATGATGGTCGACTTTGCGCTGGAAGCAGAACGGAACGGCAACCTGACGGCACGTGATGCCATCTTTCAGGCGTGCCAGTTGCGTTTCCGGCCGATTCTGATGACTACGCTGGCCGCACTGTTTGGTGCGCTGCCACTGGTGCTGACCACGGGCGATGGCGCGGAATTGCGCCAGCCGCTCGGTATCACCATCGCTGGCGGGCTGGTGATGAGCCAACTGCTGACGTTGTATACCACGCCGGTAGTGTATCTGATGATGGATAAGCTGCGCCGCAGGAAACGTCCGGCGCTGATCAATATTCAGGAGAATTAA
- a CDS encoding carbohydrate porin — protein MNRKEAVQRIPSRLAAGTIMFALLSASAVAADAFSYDSPYMFGDWGGYRTQLENDGVKFDVNYTMESASNLGGGYDKNTSMRYSDQWAFGVNLDLEKLLNWQDAEFQMTITDRNGRNISDQVGDPRSGMLSSVQEVYGRGQTWRLTQFWLRQGLFNDVVDIKAGRVTVGEDFDNFDSKFQNLAFGSGQAGNWRGDRWYNWPVSQWGGRIKVNFTPEVFFQVGFYNDNPKNYDTGNGFRLDMNNSLGNMVPVELGWKPTFGPDKLPGNYRIGYYYSSVDGDVYGSWRNGAYQDQAHAYGGYVLLQQQLTAQGGDASRGLGVTVQAVMNDHKTSKTDNYQSISFTWKGPFDARPADEIGIGAARIHVNSSYTTALRQQNAANGETDYNSPTYLPIQDGSEYNYEIYYNAQLTKWLQLRPNLQYVVAPGAVSEVKDAFIGGIAANINF, from the coding sequence ATGAACAGAAAAGAAGCAGTGCAGCGCATCCCGAGCCGTCTGGCCGCGGGTACTATCATGTTCGCTCTGCTGAGCGCATCTGCCGTGGCAGCGGATGCATTCAGCTACGATTCACCCTACATGTTTGGCGACTGGGGCGGTTACCGAACGCAACTTGAGAATGACGGCGTCAAATTCGACGTTAACTACACGATGGAAAGCGCCTCCAACCTTGGCGGCGGTTATGACAAAAACACCTCAATGCGTTACAGCGACCAATGGGCGTTTGGCGTCAACCTTGACCTGGAAAAACTGCTGAACTGGCAGGATGCTGAATTCCAGATGACCATCACCGACCGTAATGGCCGCAACATCTCCGACCAGGTTGGCGACCCACGTAGCGGAATGCTCTCTTCAGTGCAGGAAGTGTACGGTCGTGGTCAGACCTGGCGTTTAACCCAATTCTGGTTACGTCAGGGATTGTTTAATGATGTGGTCGATATCAAAGCGGGTCGTGTCACCGTCGGTGAAGATTTTGATAACTTCGACAGTAAGTTCCAGAACCTGGCGTTCGGTAGCGGCCAGGCCGGTAACTGGCGTGGCGACCGTTGGTACAACTGGCCGGTTTCTCAATGGGGCGGCCGTATCAAAGTTAACTTCACGCCGGAAGTGTTCTTCCAGGTGGGCTTCTATAACGACAACCCGAAAAACTACGATACCGGCAATGGCTTCCGTCTTGATATGAACAATTCACTCGGCAACATGGTGCCGGTGGAACTGGGCTGGAAACCGACCTTTGGCCCGGACAAACTGCCGGGTAACTACCGTATCGGTTATTACTACTCATCGGTTGATGGCGATGTGTACGGCAGCTGGCGTAACGGCGCTTACCAGGATCAGGCTCACGCCTACGGTGGTTATGTGCTGTTGCAACAACAGTTGACTGCGCAGGGTGGCGATGCCAGCCGTGGTCTGGGTGTTACCGTCCAGGCGGTAATGAACGACCATAAAACCTCAAAAACCGATAACTACCAATCCATCAGCTTTACCTGGAAAGGGCCGTTTGATGCACGTCCTGCCGACGAAATTGGTATTGGTGCGGCGCGTATTCACGTGAACAGTTCCTATACCACCGCCTTACGTCAGCAGAATGCCGCGAATGGCGAAACGGACTATAACAGCCCGACGTATCTGCCGATCCAGGATGGTTCAGAATATAACTATGAAATCTATTACAACGCTCAGCTGACCAAATGGCTGCAACTGCGTCCGAACCTGCAATATGTTGTAGCACCGGGGGCGGTAAGCGAAGTGAAAGATGCGTTTATCGGCGGTATTGCGGCGAATATCAATTTCTGA
- a CDS encoding MdtB/MuxB family multidrug efflux RND transporter permease subunit: MQVMPPDASGGPSRLFILRPVATTLLMIAILLAGILGYRFLPVSALPEVDYPTIQVVTLYPGASPDVVTSSITAPLERQFGQMSGLKQMASQSSGGASVITLQFQLTLSLDVAEQEVQAAINSATNLLPSDLPNPPVYSKVNPADPPIMTLAVTTTSMPLTQVQDMVETRVAQKISQVSGVGLVTLSGGQRPAVRVQMNAQALAALGLTSETVRTAISNANVNSAKGSLDGPTRSITLSANDQMTSAEDYRQLIISYNNGAPVRLGDVATIEQGAENSWLGAWANRQPAIVLNVQRQPGANIIATADNIRALLPSLTATLPKSVEVKMLTDRTTNIRASVADTQHELMLAIGLVVMIIYLFLRNVPATIIPAVAVPLSLVGTFAAMYFLGFSINNLTLMALTIATGFVVDDAIVVIENISRYLEKGEKPLTAALKGAGEIGFTIISLTFSLIAVLIPLLFMGDVIGRLFREFAVTLAVAILISAVVSLTLTPMMCARMLSAESLRKQNRFSRASEAMFDRVVAGYGRWLTRVLQHPWLTLSVALGTLLLTVLLWIVIPKGFFPQQDNGIIQGTLQAPQSVSYASMAQRTRDVASIIMKDPAVQSLTSFVGVDGTNAALNSARLQINLKPLAERDDRIPAVQKRLQDAVASVPGVSLWLQAVQDLTIDTQASRTPYQFTLQSGSLDSLSTWVPVLLNQLNTLPELRDVSSDWQDQGLEAFIRVDRDSASRLGITMADVDNALYNAFGQRLISTIYTQANQYRVVLGQNNEATPGLASLEGIRLTSTDGGSVPLSAIAKVEERHAALSINHLDQFPSATFSFNVADGYSLGDAVKAVSAAEDQVGMPAEMMTQFQGSTLAFEAALTSTVWLIIAAVVAMYIVLGVLYESFIHPVTILSTLPTAGVGALLALMISGNELDIVSIIGIILLIGIVKKNAIMMIDFALAAEREQGMAPREAIYQACLLRFRPILMTTLAALLGALPLMLSTGAGAELRRPLGIAMAGGLILSQILTLFTTPVIYLLFDRLAQITRRRFRRPEAQP; this comes from the coding sequence ATGCAGGTTATGCCTCCTGACGCCAGCGGCGGACCGTCACGCCTGTTTATTCTGCGCCCGGTCGCCACCACCCTGTTGATGATCGCCATTCTGCTGGCCGGGATCCTCGGTTACCGCTTCCTGCCGGTTTCCGCGTTGCCGGAGGTGGATTATCCGACCATCCAGGTCGTCACCCTGTATCCCGGAGCCAGCCCGGATGTGGTGACCTCTTCCATCACCGCCCCACTCGAACGCCAGTTCGGCCAGATGTCCGGGTTGAAGCAGATGGCTTCGCAAAGTTCCGGCGGCGCTTCGGTGATTACCCTGCAATTCCAGCTCACGCTGTCACTGGATGTCGCCGAACAGGAAGTGCAGGCCGCGATCAACTCCGCCACCAATCTTTTGCCGAGCGATCTGCCCAATCCACCGGTCTACAGCAAAGTTAACCCGGCCGATCCGCCGATCATGACCCTCGCCGTTACCACCACCAGCATGCCGTTAACCCAGGTGCAGGACATGGTGGAAACCCGTGTGGCCCAGAAAATTTCTCAGGTCAGCGGCGTCGGTCTTGTCACCCTCTCCGGTGGACAACGGCCCGCTGTGCGCGTGCAGATGAACGCCCAGGCGTTGGCGGCATTGGGACTGACCAGCGAGACGGTGCGTACCGCCATCAGCAACGCTAACGTCAACTCGGCAAAAGGTAGCCTCGACGGTCCCACCCGTTCTATCACCCTGTCGGCCAACGACCAGATGACCTCGGCGGAGGATTATCGCCAGTTGATCATCAGCTACAACAACGGTGCGCCGGTACGTTTAGGCGATGTCGCCACCATCGAACAGGGTGCCGAAAACAGCTGGCTTGGGGCCTGGGCTAACCGCCAGCCCGCCATTGTGTTGAATGTGCAACGCCAGCCTGGTGCCAACATTATCGCCACGGCGGATAATATTCGGGCATTGCTGCCGTCGTTAACTGCCACACTGCCCAAATCGGTTGAAGTCAAAATGCTCACCGACCGCACCACCAATATCCGCGCGTCGGTGGCCGATACGCAGCATGAGCTGATGCTGGCGATTGGGCTGGTGGTGATGATCATCTACCTGTTTCTGCGCAATGTGCCAGCGACCATTATTCCGGCGGTGGCCGTGCCCCTGTCGCTGGTGGGCACCTTCGCTGCGATGTATTTTCTCGGTTTCTCGATCAACAACCTGACGTTAATGGCGCTGACCATCGCCACCGGCTTTGTGGTCGATGACGCCATCGTGGTGATTGAGAACATCTCCCGCTATCTGGAAAAAGGGGAAAAACCGCTCACCGCAGCGCTGAAAGGGGCCGGTGAAATTGGTTTCACCATTATCTCCCTCACCTTCTCGCTGATCGCCGTACTGATCCCGTTGTTGTTTATGGGCGATGTGATTGGTCGTCTGTTCCGTGAGTTTGCCGTCACCCTCGCCGTGGCGATCCTGATCTCCGCCGTGGTATCGCTGACGCTGACGCCGATGATGTGCGCACGCATGCTCAGTGCGGAATCATTGCGCAAACAGAACCGCTTTTCGCGCGCCAGTGAAGCGATGTTTGACCGGGTGGTTGCCGGTTATGGCCGCTGGCTAACGCGGGTACTGCAACACCCGTGGCTGACGCTGTCCGTCGCCCTCGGCACCCTGCTCCTGACGGTTCTATTGTGGATCGTTATTCCTAAAGGTTTCTTTCCGCAGCAGGATAACGGCATTATTCAGGGCACCCTACAGGCACCGCAGTCCGTTTCCTATGCCAGCATGGCGCAGCGCACGCGTGATGTGGCGTCAATCATCATGAAAGATCCTGCGGTACAGAGCCTGACCTCGTTTGTCGGGGTGGATGGCACCAATGCCGCCCTGAACAGCGCACGCTTACAAATCAACCTCAAACCGCTGGCAGAACGTGACGATCGTATTCCGGCAGTACAGAAACGCTTGCAGGACGCGGTAGCCAGCGTGCCAGGTGTCTCGTTATGGCTGCAAGCGGTACAGGATCTGACCATCGATACCCAGGCCAGCCGTACCCCTTATCAGTTCACGCTGCAATCCGGTTCGCTTGACTCGCTGAGCACCTGGGTGCCGGTGCTGCTTAATCAGCTCAATACCCTGCCTGAACTGCGCGATGTCAGCAGCGACTGGCAGGATCAGGGATTGGAAGCCTTTATCCGTGTCGATCGCGACAGTGCCAGCCGTTTGGGTATCACCATGGCGGATGTCGATAACGCGCTGTACAACGCCTTCGGCCAGCGCCTGATCTCCACCATTTACACCCAGGCCAATCAGTATCGCGTGGTGTTAGGGCAAAACAACGAGGCCACACCGGGCCTTGCCAGCCTCGAGGGTATTCGCCTCACCAGCACCGATGGCGGCAGCGTGCCGTTGAGTGCCATCGCCAAAGTGGAAGAACGGCATGCCGCGCTGAGCATCAACCATCTCGACCAGTTTCCGTCGGCCACGTTCTCGTTTAACGTCGCCGACGGCTACTCGCTCGGTGACGCCGTTAAAGCGGTCAGTGCCGCCGAAGATCAGGTGGGGATGCCCGCCGAGATGATGACCCAGTTCCAGGGCAGTACGCTGGCATTTGAAGCTGCGCTCACCAGCACGGTGTGGCTGATCATCGCCGCCGTGGTGGCGATGTATATCGTGCTGGGCGTGTTGTACGAGAGCTTTATTCACCCGGTCACGATCCTCTCCACCCTCCCCACCGCCGGGGTGGGTGCGCTGCTGGCTCTGATGATCAGCGGCAACGAGTTGGACATCGTCTCGATTATCGGCATCATCTTGCTGATCGGCATCGTGAAGAAAAACGCCATCATGATGATCGACTTTGCGCTGGCGGCGGAACGGGAACAGGGCATGGCCCCACGTGAGGCGATTTATCAGGCCTGTCTGCTGCGTTTCCGCCCGATACTGATGACCACGCTGGCGGCACTGCTGGGCGCGCTGCCGCTGATGCTCAGCACCGGTGCGGGGGCGGAGTTACGCCGTCCGCTGGGGATTGCCATGGCCGGTGGCCTGATCCTCAGTCAAATCCTGACCTTGTTCACTACCCCGGTTATTTACCTGTTGTTTGACCGTCTGGCGCAGATCACCCGTCGCCGCTTCCGCCGTCCGGAGGCGCAGCCGTGA
- a CDS encoding MdtA/MuxA family multidrug efflux RND transporter periplasmic adaptor subunit codes for MNTRRPLLKKSLITLAIVAVLAGGYYWWQHPAEPNKQPQAEGQRHHGRGAGGAAGANRRPLAPVQAATAVLQSVPHYLSGLGTVTAANTVTVRSRVDGQLMALHFNEGQQVDAGALLAEIDPRPYQVALIQAQGQLAKDQATLANAKRDLARYEKLAKTALVSQQELDTQRSLVSETLGTIKADEGNVASAQLNLTYSRITAPISGRVGLKQVDVGNYITSGDTTGLVVITQTHPIDVVFSVAENNISQILKAQKSGQPLVVDAWDRSNTTLLTSGSLLSLDNQIDATTGTIKLKARFSNQDDTLFPNQFVNARLKVDTLQDAVVIPTAALQMSNDGHFVWVVNSENKVSKKRVTAGLQDSQKVVISAGLEAGERVVTDGLDRLTEGATVEIVAPQSTATHSSRATQPARGDRQ; via the coding sequence ATGAACACCCGACGTCCTTTGTTGAAAAAAAGCCTTATTACTCTGGCGATCGTTGCTGTACTGGCGGGCGGCTATTACTGGTGGCAGCATCCGGCAGAACCCAACAAGCAGCCGCAAGCTGAAGGGCAGCGCCATCATGGGCGCGGTGCAGGAGGGGCTGCCGGTGCCAACCGCCGTCCCCTGGCTCCGGTACAAGCCGCCACCGCCGTTTTACAAAGCGTGCCGCATTATCTCAGCGGATTAGGCACCGTGACCGCAGCGAACACCGTTACAGTACGCAGCCGGGTTGATGGTCAGTTAATGGCGCTGCATTTCAATGAAGGACAACAGGTCGACGCTGGCGCATTGCTGGCAGAGATCGATCCGCGCCCTTATCAGGTCGCACTAATCCAGGCACAGGGCCAGTTAGCCAAAGATCAGGCGACGCTCGCCAACGCAAAACGCGATCTGGCGCGCTATGAAAAGCTGGCAAAAACGGCACTGGTTTCGCAGCAGGAGCTGGATACCCAACGCTCACTGGTGAGTGAAACCCTCGGCACCATCAAAGCGGACGAAGGTAACGTCGCCAGCGCACAGCTGAATCTGACCTACAGCCGGATTACCGCTCCCATCTCCGGTCGTGTCGGCCTGAAGCAGGTCGATGTTGGCAACTACATCACCTCCGGCGACACCACCGGCCTGGTGGTGATCACGCAAACGCACCCGATTGATGTGGTATTCAGCGTGGCCGAGAACAACATCAGCCAGATTCTGAAGGCGCAGAAAAGTGGTCAGCCGCTGGTGGTGGATGCCTGGGATCGCAGCAACACGACCCTGCTGACCTCCGGTTCATTGCTGAGTCTCGATAACCAGATCGACGCCACCACCGGCACCATCAAATTAAAAGCGCGCTTCAGCAACCAGGATGACACCTTATTTCCCAATCAGTTTGTTAATGCGCGGCTGAAAGTCGATACCTTGCAGGATGCGGTGGTGATCCCGACCGCTGCGCTACAAATGAGCAACGACGGACATTTTGTCTGGGTGGTGAACAGCGAGAACAAGGTCAGCAAAAAACGCGTGACCGCCGGTTTGCAGGATAGCCAGAAAGTGGTGATCAGCGCCGGGCTGGAAGCAGGTGAACGTGTGGTGACCGACGGCCTGGATCGCCTGACCGAAGGCGCAACCGTAGAGATTGTCGCACCGCAAAGCACCGCCACCCACAGCAGTCGTGCCACACAACCGGCACGTGGGGATCGTCAATAA